TTCCTCGCCACCATGAGCCACGAGATCCGGACGCCGCTCAACGGCGTCATCGGCATGCTCGAACTCTTGCAGGACAGCCGCCTCAACGCCGAGCAGGCCGACTTCGCCGGCACGGCCAGGCGGTCGGCGGAAATACTCCTGGGCATCATCAACGACATCCTCGACTTCTCCAAGATCGAGGCAGGCAAACTCTCCCTGGAGACCCTGGACTTCGGCCTGCCCTCGCTGGTGGAAGACGTCACCGAACTGATGGCGGAACAGGCCTCGCGCAAAGCCGTGGAAGTCACCGGGCTGATCGACCCCGACGTCCCCCACTCGCTGCAGGGCGATCCAAAGCGGCTCCGGCAGGTGCTCACCAACCTGGTTGGGAACGCGGTCAAGTTCACCGCGCGGGGCGACGTCACGATCCGCGTCGAACGCGACCCAACCAACGATGCAGGCAGCATGATGCATGATGAACAGCGGATCAAGGAAGACGGATCCGGCATTCATCATTCCTCACTCATCACTTTGCGTTTCTCGGTCACCGACACCGGCATCGGCATTCCGGAATCCCAGCAGGCTCATTTGTTCCAAGCCTTCGCACAGGCCGACAGTTCCACGACCCGCAAGTACGGGGGGACCGGGCTCGGGCTGGCCATCTCGAAGCAATTGGTGGAGCTGATGGGCGGGACGATCGGGCTGGAGAGCCAACCGGGTCAGGGCAGCACCTTTTGGTTCACGGTGGCACTCAAGGTCCGGCCCGTTCAGCCGCAACCGGATGCGGCGCCGTTTGCGGCGCACCACC
Above is a window of Nitrospirota bacterium DNA encoding:
- a CDS encoding response regulator, encoding FLATMSHEIRTPLNGVIGMLELLQDSRLNAEQADFAGTARRSAEILLGIINDILDFSKIEAGKLSLETLDFGLPSLVEDVTELMAEQASRKAVEVTGLIDPDVPHSLQGDPKRLRQVLTNLVGNAVKFTARGDVTIRVERDPTNDAGSMMHDEQRIKEDGSGIHHSSLITLRFSVTDTGIGIPESQQAHLFQAFAQADSSTTRKYGGTGLGLAISKQLVELMGGTIGLESQPGQGSTFWFTVALKVRPVQPQPDAAPFAAHHRVLIVAGSEMLRLLLRQHLSAWGLTDIAEDDGPHATQLARDAADRGRPFTLAILDYNIRESRVARAIMDDPVLAATAVLLLTQAGVKTDALPQGRARVACMHKPLRRSTLRERLAQLSDGASRDPQEGCAQQPVTPAAAGGSRLLVVEDNDVNQAVAVRLLQKLGYQADVAANGCEALAALARRPYAAILMDCQMPEMDGYEATRRIRERETCEWEMANREAQAGSDSANRSGSPFTVHRS